One window of the Enterobacter huaxiensis genome contains the following:
- the lptF gene encoding LPS export ABC transporter permease LptF, translated as MIIIRYLVRETLKSQLAILFILLLIFFCQKLVRILGAAVDGEIPTNLVLSLLGLGVPEMAQLILPLSLFLGLLMTLGRLYTESEITVMHACGLSKAVLVKAAMVLALFTGIVAAVNVMWAGPTSSRHQDEVLAEAKANPGLAALAQGQFQQATDGNSVLFIESVDGSRFNDVFLAQLRTKGNARPSVVVADSGQLAQRKDGSQVVTLNKGTRFEGTAMLRDFRITDFQNYQAIIGHQAVALDPTDTEQMDMRTLFNTDTDRARAELHWRITLVFTVFMMALMVVPLSVVNPRQGRVLSMLPAMLLYLVFFLLQTSIKSNGGKGKIDPMIWTWVVNGLYLLLAVGLNLWDTVPMRRIRARFTRKGAI; from the coding sequence GTGATAATCATAAGATATCTGGTGCGGGAGACGCTCAAGAGCCAACTGGCGATCCTCTTTATCCTTCTTCTGATCTTTTTCTGTCAGAAGCTGGTCAGGATCCTCGGCGCGGCGGTTGACGGTGAAATCCCAACAAATCTGGTGCTTTCTCTGCTCGGGTTAGGCGTGCCGGAAATGGCGCAGCTTATCCTGCCGTTAAGCCTTTTCCTCGGTTTGCTGATGACGCTCGGCAGACTCTATACCGAAAGTGAAATTACGGTCATGCATGCCTGCGGCTTAAGCAAAGCCGTGCTGGTAAAAGCGGCAATGGTACTGGCGTTGTTTACCGGGATCGTGGCTGCCGTGAACGTGATGTGGGCAGGCCCAACCTCCTCCCGCCACCAGGATGAAGTCCTGGCGGAAGCCAAAGCCAACCCGGGGCTGGCGGCGCTGGCACAGGGCCAGTTCCAGCAGGCCACCGACGGTAATTCCGTTCTCTTCATCGAAAGCGTTGACGGCAGCCGCTTTAACGATGTGTTTCTTGCCCAGCTGCGCACCAAAGGAAACGCCCGTCCTTCCGTGGTGGTGGCTGATTCTGGCCAGCTTGCACAGCGTAAAGATGGCTCTCAGGTAGTGACGCTGAACAAAGGCACGCGCTTTGAAGGCACGGCGATGCTGCGCGATTTCCGCATCACGGATTTCCAGAACTACCAGGCGATTATCGGTCACCAGGCGGTAGCGCTCGATCCGACCGACACCGAGCAGATGGACATGCGGACCCTTTTCAATACCGATACCGACCGCGCGCGGGCTGAACTGCACTGGCGAATTACTCTGGTATTCACCGTATTTATGATGGCGCTGATGGTTGTGCCGCTGAGCGTGGTCAACCCGCGCCAGGGCCGCGTGCTGTCGATGCTGCCGGCTATGCTGCTCTATCTGGTGTTCTTCCTGCTTCAGACTTCGATCAAGTCTAACGGTGGGAAAGGGAAGATTGACCCGATGATCTGGACCTGGGTAGTCAATGGTCTGTATCTGCTGCTGGCGGTGGGACTTAACTTGTGGGATACGGTGCCGATGCGTCGAATTCGCGCCCGCTTTACGCGTAAAGGAGCCATCTAA
- the pepA gene encoding leucyl aminopeptidase, protein MEFSVKSGSPEKQRSACIVVGVFEPRRLSPIAEQLDKISDGYISALLRRGELEGKPGQTLLLHHVPNVLSERILLIGCGKERELDERQYKQVIQKTINTLNDTGSMEAVCFLTELHVKGRNTYWKVRQAVETAKESLYSFDQLKTNKSEPRRPLRKMVFNVPTRRELTSGERAIQHGLAIAAGIKAAKDLGNMPPNICNAAYLASQARQLADAYSKNVITRVIGEQQMKELGMHSYLAVGNGSQNESLMSVIEYKGNPSEDARPIVLVGKGLTFDSGGISIKPAEGMDEMKYDMCGAAAVYGVMRMVAELQLPINVVGVLAGCENMPGGRAYRPGDVLTTMSGQTVEVLNTDAEGRLVLCDVLTYVERFEPEAVIDVATLTGACVIALGHHITGLMSNHNPLAHELIGASEQAGDRAWRLPLGDEFQDQLESNFADMANIGGRPGGAITAGCFLSRFTRKYNWAHLDIAGTAWRSGKAKGATGRPVALLSQFLLNRAGFNGDE, encoded by the coding sequence ATGGAGTTCAGTGTAAAAAGCGGTAGCCCGGAGAAACAGCGGAGTGCCTGCATCGTTGTGGGCGTCTTTGAACCGCGCCGACTCTCCCCGATCGCCGAACAACTCGACAAGATCAGTGACGGCTACATCAGCGCCCTGCTGCGCCGTGGCGAACTGGAAGGCAAACCTGGGCAGACGCTGTTACTGCACCATGTTCCGAACGTGCTGTCCGAACGTATTCTGCTGATTGGCTGCGGCAAAGAGCGCGAGCTGGACGAGCGTCAGTACAAGCAGGTTATTCAGAAAACCATTAACACGCTGAATGATACCGGCTCAATGGAAGCCGTCTGCTTCCTGACAGAACTGCACGTCAAAGGCCGCAACACCTACTGGAAAGTTCGCCAGGCCGTCGAAACGGCAAAAGAGAGCCTTTATAGTTTTGACCAGTTGAAGACCAATAAGAGCGAGCCGCGTCGTCCGCTGCGTAAAATGGTCTTTAACGTGCCAACCCGTCGCGAGCTGACCAGCGGCGAGCGCGCCATTCAGCACGGTCTGGCCATTGCCGCAGGCATTAAAGCAGCCAAAGACCTGGGTAACATGCCGCCAAACATCTGCAACGCCGCGTACCTGGCTTCTCAGGCGCGTCAGCTGGCCGACGCCTACAGCAAAAATGTCATTACCCGCGTCATCGGCGAACAGCAGATGAAAGAGCTGGGGATGCACTCTTATCTGGCGGTCGGTAACGGCTCCCAGAATGAATCCCTGATGTCGGTAATTGAGTACAAGGGCAATCCGTCCGAAGACGCGCGCCCAATTGTGCTGGTCGGTAAAGGCCTGACCTTCGACTCCGGCGGTATCTCCATCAAGCCTGCAGAAGGCATGGACGAGATGAAGTACGACATGTGCGGCGCAGCTGCGGTGTATGGCGTGATGCGTATGGTAGCTGAACTTCAGCTGCCGATTAACGTGGTTGGCGTGCTGGCGGGCTGCGAAAACATGCCTGGCGGCCGCGCTTATCGTCCGGGTGACGTACTGACCACCATGTCCGGCCAGACCGTTGAAGTGCTGAACACCGACGCCGAAGGCCGTCTGGTACTGTGCGACGTGCTGACCTACGTTGAGCGCTTCGAGCCTGAAGCGGTAATCGACGTGGCAACCCTGACCGGTGCCTGCGTGATCGCGCTAGGCCACCACATTACCGGCCTGATGTCGAACCATAACCCGCTGGCACACGAGCTTATCGGCGCGTCTGAACAAGCCGGTGACCGCGCATGGCGCCTGCCGCTGGGCGATGAGTTCCAGGATCAGCTGGAGTCCAACTTTGCGGACATGGCGAACATCGGCGGCCGTCCTGGTGGTGCAATCACCGCGGGCTGCTTCCTGTCTCGCTTCACCCGCAAGTACAACTGGGCGCACCTGGATATCGCGGGCACCGCATGGCGCTCAGGTAAAGCCAAAGGCGCAACCGGTCGTCCAGTGGCGCTGCTGTCGCAGTTCCTGCTCAATCGTGCGGGTTTTAACGGCGACGAGTGA
- the holC gene encoding DNA polymerase III subunit chi: MKNATFYLLDNDTHQDGLSAVEQLVCEIAAERWRAGKRVLIACEDEQQAIRLDEALWARPPESFVPHNLSGEGPRGGAPVEIAWPQKRNSSARDILISLRIDFADFATAFTEVVDFVPHEESLKQLARERYKAYRLAGFNLNTATWK; this comes from the coding sequence ATGAAGAATGCAACGTTCTACCTTCTGGACAACGACACCCATCAGGATGGTCTTAGCGCCGTTGAACAACTGGTGTGTGAAATTGCCGCAGAACGTTGGCGCGCAGGCAAACGCGTGTTGATTGCCTGTGAAGATGAGCAGCAGGCGATTCGCCTCGACGAAGCGCTATGGGCGCGCCCGCCGGAGAGTTTTGTGCCGCACAACCTGTCAGGCGAAGGCCCGCGCGGCGGTGCACCGGTAGAAATTGCCTGGCCGCAGAAGCGCAACAGCAGCGCGCGCGATATTCTCATCAGCCTGCGGATAGACTTTGCAGATTTTGCCACCGCTTTCACAGAAGTGGTAGACTTTGTCCCTCACGAAGAATCTTTGAAACAACTGGCGCGCGAACGCTACAAAGCGTACCG